Within Primulina tabacum isolate GXHZ01 chromosome 5, ASM2559414v2, whole genome shotgun sequence, the genomic segment cttttttcGATAAAGCATGTATATTTTTAGTGAGACGAATTAATAATGATGGTTGAGAGGGAAactaaaactatatatatatcttttattGAACAAAAGTAAATATTGAGACAAATAAAGGTTTTACTCTAATTCTAGTTGTAAGCCCATAGTTTTTCAGTTTCTTTGACTCCTAATTTCGTTGTTGGATATGAAAGGTTCATGCTGTGATGGGAAAGAATGGATCTGGGAAGAGTACATTCGCAAAGGTCGGTGCCTTTTTCGTGGTTTTTTGTGATTTCAATATTGTAGTTTCAGACGCATATAAAGAATGAGTCGAGAATGTTATATTTCTTGTCGAGCTCAAGTTTTAATTGCTTTATTTTATTGGGCTGAATTGAGCTCATACAAGCTGATTATATGAATTTTGGGTTAAGAACAAGTTTGAGTTATTCTCATTGAATATAAATCCTTCAAGCTTGTACTTTAGCTAGTCTGAGCAAGCTTCTTTGATGCGGATTTGAGCGGTAATTCCTTTGTTATGGTTGTTTTTCAAGTGTAGTTGTGTCACGTGATGGGCCTGATATGAATTTTTCATTCTTTATGTGCACAAAATTGAAGGTGACAGTGGGGTAGGAAATTTGCTTACTTTCAAGTTTACAGTCGGTAAAAAAGCTGCGGCGGCGGTTTCTTGCAGGTATGTTTCTGCATATTTACGAAATAAATTAATGTCATTTTTGATAAAGCCATCGCCACAAAAATACAACGAATGAAGCTATGTAACACGAGCATTGTTGATAGATTCATCACAACATTGATGTCTAATTTTGTTGTTTACAACTCTTTTGAACACCAACTTAATAGTGTTTGTACAATTGTTTTGAAGGATTTGACTCATTGATGGGTGGTTAGTGGTACGTATAATGGACAAAGATTGGATGTCAAAGAACAGGTTGTCACATGAATATGAGGTTGGGGTGGAGTATTTCTTGCAGTTTGCATCGCGAAACGCTAACAATCCGAATGCAATGTCTTGCCCATGTGCAAAATGTGGTAATCTAAAGACGAAAGATATTGTCACTATAAGGGCTCATTTGTGTTATAATGGTATAGATTTAAcatatcatacatggatttGTCATGGCGAAAGATCTAAGTTCGGGAACTCAATGAATGATAGTGATCGATTAGGGCAAGATGAACGCAAATATTTTACCAAGGAACCTATAAGTATGGTACATGGTGCATATGATAGTTATGATAAGAATCCAAACCAATTCCATAAGCTACTTGAAGATGCCGAGAAACCTTTATATCCTGGATGTGTTAAATTTACAAAGTTATATgcacttgtgatattatataaCTTGAAGGCAAAATATAGTTGCAGTGATAAAATTTTCACTGATTTACTTGGTTTGTTTGGGCAAATGCTTCCAGATGACAATGAATTGCCTTTATCTTTGTATGATGCAAAGAAAAGCTTATGTGCTTTAGGGATGGATTATGTGAAAATTCATGCTTGTCCTAATGATTGTCTCTTATACCGGAAGGAGTATGAGGATTTTACCAGTTGCCCTATTTGCGGGATGTCAAGGTGGAAGTTGGGTAAAAATTCTACGATAAATGGAGGAGTTCCTGCAAAGGTCCTTTGGTACTTCCCACCTATTCCCAGATTTCAAAGATGGTTTCAGCAGAAGATGATATCTAAGGAATTAACTTGGCATGCTGATAAAAGAATTCGTGATGGATACTTGCGTCATCCGGCTGATGCACCCTCTTGGAAAGTAGTGGATCACAACTGGCCAAATTTTTCTTCTGAGCCAAGAAATCTAAGATTGGCCATATTAGCAGACGGCATGAATCCACATAGTTCGATGAGTTCTGCATATAGTTGTTGGCCAATTGTGATGATCACTTACAACCTTCCTCCAAGTTTGTGTATGAAGAGAAAATTTATGATgctcactttgttgatttctggTCCCAAACAACCGGGAAATGATATTGATGTCTACTTAGCACCTCTAATTGacgaattaaaatttttatgggaTAATGGTGTTGATACATATGATGCATATCGAAAAGAAATATTCTCGCTTAGAGCTGTGTTACTATGGACGATCAATGATTTTCCTGTATATGGGAACATGTCAGGTTGTATTGTGAAAGGATATCATGCATGTCCAATATGTGGTGAAGAAACATATTCGACAAGGTTGAAGCATAGTAGAAAAATTGTGTATACAGGCCATAGAAGGTTTCTTCCTACAAGTCATCCGTATCGAAGGCAAAAGAAAGCATTTAATGGGAACCAAGAGTTTAAACTCGCACCAAAACCATTAACTGGGCATGAAGTTttagaaagagttgaaagaattaaCTATCGTCTGGGAAAAATGAGTGGGAAGCTTCAGTTGAAGGTAGGTGATGAGAAATCATGTTGGAAAAAGAAATCTATATTCTTTGAACTTGAGTATTGGAAACATCTACATGTTCgacatgttcttgatgtgatgCATATTGAAAAAAATGTTTGTGAAAGTCTCATCGGTACGTTACTTGACATTCCAGGAAAAACGAAGGATGGAGTTGCAGCAAGACTAGATCTCATGGAGATGAATTTGAGGACTGATTTGATACCAAAGATGGGGGAGAAAAGAACGTATTTGCCAGCAGCCTGTTATACTCTAAGCAAGTctgagaaaagaaaattttgcaATTCTCTGTTTGGAATAAAGGTCCCTACGGGTTACTCATCTAATATTAAAAACCTCGTGTCGATGAAGGACTTGAAACTTGTTGGCCTTAAGTCACACGACTATCACACTTTGATGCAACAATTGCTTCCAGTGGCCATACGTGGTGTCCTACCTAAACATGTTAGAGATACTATCACTCGCTTGTGTGGGTTCTTCAATGTGTTATACAATAAAGTGATAGATGTCTCAAAGTTGGATGAGATACAAAGAGAGATTGTGATGATATTGTGTTTACTGGAGAAATATTTCCCCCCATCTTTTTTTGATATAATGATTCATTTAACCGTTCATCTTGTACGCGAAATAAAATTGTGTGGACCGGTTTGGTTTAGGCATATGTATCCATTtgaaagattcatgaagatatTGAAAGGCTATGTGCAAAATCGCAATCGGCCTGAAGGGTGTATAGCCGAACGTTATATTGCTGAAGAGGCTGTGGAATTTTGCTCGAACTACATGTCTAGTGTAGATACAATTGGTATCCCATCAATGCATCGGAGAGTACAACTCACTAAGCCTCTGTCTGGTTCAGTAATGCACTACACTAGTGATGATGAGTTGAATCAAGCACATCGTTATCTACTGGAAAATGATGTTGACGTTAAGCCTTATATCGAGTAATTTCTTTGACTTAGTAATACTTTCTTGCTATTCTTTTACATTCAATTGTTTAACTTATCCTTAATCATTTCATCAGGGAACACATGACATTTTTGGATGCAAAATTTTCCCATAAAGCAAAGTCCAAAAGGTGGTTACAAGATGAGCATAACCGAACCTTTATTAACTGGTTACGTGATACTGTAAGTTTTCTAAATATCAATATCATGGAGTTTTTTAAAACTTAGGGTTAAATTTTAGCACTTTGTGAAATATAGGTTGCAAGTGCAGTTGGCAATTCCACTCGTGAAATTTCAGAAAGATTGAAGTGAGTAGCGCGCGGACCTAGCAAACAAGTGTTAAAGTACTCTAGTTATTTGATTGATGGGGTCAATTATCATACAAAAGAGCGAGATGATGTACGAGTTGTGCAAAATTCCGGAGTAAGCTTAGTCGCAACGACAATGCAAGTTGCTAGTGCAAAGGATAAAAATCCAGTTGTGTCAGACATGATTTTTTATGGAGTTATTCAAGAAATATGGGAACTTGATTACCAAATGTTTCAAATTCCAATGTTTGAATGTAATTGGGTTGAGAATATTAACGGTATTAAAGTTGATGATCTTGGTTTCACGTTGGTAAACCTGAAGAGAATTGGATTCAAGTCTGACTCTTTTATCTTGGGCAGTCAAGCAAAGCAGGTGTTTTACATTGAAGATCCTCAAGATCCTGCATGGCATGTTGTACTTGCAAGTCCCACAAGAGAGTATATTCACTACATGAATGGTGATGAATTGGAGAATGATGTATCCCACTATCAATGTTTTACACGAGGGTTTATATCAATGGATGTTGATGGAATAGATGAAAATGAACCTCCATGCATTCGTGAAGATTGTGATGGGTATTGGATTGACAATAATTAAGTGCAATGCTAAATGACTTGAACCAGCATGATAGGTTACATTCATTTACTGTTCTGCATATTACATTTTCATgtagaaagaaaaataaagaactgagtactaatttttttatgacatgCATTGCATAATGCATTTTTCTGATTGCCTAACAAATTGTAAATGCTTGCAGGATGTCAAAGAACGAGAAGCCTAAACAGAATACTGCATATTCTGCCAATGACAATAGTTGTGGGGGCAAAACAGTTTTGGAATCTACAGAGACGGAAACAACAAAATCATGTAGAGGTCGTACACGTTTGGATAGGCTTGTTAGGCAAAGGGTTCATGGAATCAGAAAGGATGTGAGGTTCAATAAATTGGGACAGCCAGTTGGAGAATTTGCAGGTGAGATGCAAAGTTATATTGGAGTTCTTGTTCGAGAAAAGGTAAAGATAAGTTATCAGACTTGGAAAATGGTTCCAAATGATGTCAAAGATTTAATATGGGAATCAGTTAATGTAAGTTATAATGTTTTGactattttaattgtttttcatATGGTTATGATATGTTTAATGTTATGGGTTAATATGACTTCTACAGCTGACGTACAATGTTGATCAAAGCTGGAAGAAGGGATGTCTGAACTCTGCAAATAACAAGTGGCGACAGTTTAAAGCTTTTTCTCACTCAAAAGTTCATTCTTAGCAAGCGGGATAACACTGAGGATTTGAAAGAACCACCTACTGGGTTTGGTATTACACGAGATGATTGGAGTTCATTTGTAATCAGTCGCTTGTCTGATGACTTCATGGTAAGATTCTTAATTTGTTATTTTCAAATTAGTAGACCATAACAAATTATTTCTAttgacatatgatatatgtgGGCAATTTTCAATTACTAGAAATTGCGTGATGAACAAAAGAAGAGAAGAAAGCAAAACATAAACCCCCATCGTATGTCTCGCAAAGGATATGCACGTTTCGCCGACGAAATAGTAAGTATGAGAAACTGAGTTAATTCGAAAAGTTTACTAAGTCCATGCTATgtgatttttaaatttgttgaTAACATACATATTGTTTGTAGGCAGATGAGTTATGTGACGATGATGATATAAATCGAGCAATTATGTGGAAGAAAGGACGGGTCAATAAGAAGGGTCAATATGAAGGCGATGAGTTGAAATCGGCAATAGAAAAGATTGTAAGCAAACAATACAtgaaaatgaataatttttattcattatAACTGATTTTAGTAATTATCTTGTTCTTTTGTGCATGACAGGATGGTTATGTGCAACAAAAAATCGAGGGTACGTTGCAATATGAAGAGGGAAAAAATGATATCCTTACGAAAGCACTGGATTCATATGAACATTCTGGTCGTGTGAGAGATGTTGGAGGTTATATCACTCCAAGCATCTACTTTAATATTGGTAGAGTATGGAAGAGTCCTTTTGGTGATGACCATATATTTCTTAATCAAACAAAGGAGTTGATGGAGGCGAAGATATTAATCTCAAAACAAGATGCACGAATCACAGAACAAAATGCACGCATATCAGATCAAGATGCACGCATACAGAGACTTGAAGAAATGTTCAAAAAGGGTGCAAGCAACTTTGACATTGAAGAAAAAGGTAGTTGCTCAGTAAAGTTGCATCCCATGAGTGACGATAAAATCAAAAAGGGTGCAAGAAACTATGCAACTTCGCATGATGATGACGTGAAAACTTTGAGCAATGCTGAGTTTCTACAGGTATCTGATTATTGCAATTGTCCATGACTATGATTTGTATCAATTTATAACATGATTATTTGTCTTCTAGGGCAAGCCGGTTGCATTGGCATTGGAATCTAGGACCAACATTGTTGCCTACGGTACAATTGTCCATGTCAATGCGGATGATAAATTATTTCATGGTGTTCCATCACCCATTACTTGCATGCACGTATCCATTGATAATGCTGTGGACAAATTAGCACATTTTCCATTTCCAATTCCAAACGAATGTGATACTGTTGGTGATGCTGTTGGAACACATGTAGCTTGGCCAGCACACTTCGTAGTAATTCAAGATGAGGTAAATgtcaatttatatttaaatttaaagtatcataaataattcaatattgcAGCTAACATATGTACATTTGCAATGTTTAGAAGCttcaaaagaagaaaaatgtcGACCACAGAAATAAGATTGGTTTGTCTTCAAGTGTGCCAAGATCTTTACATCttttgtattgttattgtaaACGTGCTCTAACCGATGAACAAAATTTATCACTGCTTTTTGATCATGATTTATTTGACGAGAGTTACGAACTACTTCTGCACCTTGAAGACATCATTCCTTTCTATAGTTTGGATCCAATATCTGCCAATTGTATAGTTGTGTACATGTGGTAAgtcttcttcttttgtttgttgacCACTTAAGCtgtataaacttaatttatcatATTCACATTATTCTGTTGGAAATTGTAGGCATCTGtataaaaagatgaaaaaagaCAACAAGGCTGACAAGTTTAGATTTGTCAATCCACACACGATCCCATACATGCCATATGTATCCAAACTTGACAGAAACGGTAAAATCGAACACTTGAATGAAAGAGCAAGTGTTTTGGCCGAAAGACTAAGTGTTGCATCAACAAATCAACTAGTTTTAGTGCCACATAATATTGGGTGAGTCAAAATTACaatatcaaatttaatttattttcttgacATTTTATAGAATTGTATGCACTAATTATGTGTTCTGTGCATAGTTATCATTGGATTCTCACTGTCATCGATCCTTACAAGGAGATGGTTTATTTGTTGGATTCACTTAGTCATCGAAACCGTTACGATGACTGGAAATATGTGGTGGATATATAagttaatattttgtttttatgtCAAATTTAATTCAGTGAATAAAACACTCATATGTTGACTGTTAATGATGTATGCAGGAGTGTAAGATTGTTTAATTCAAATAAGGAAAGGAAAGGGAAAAAACAAGCTATATGAGAAGTAGTAAAGGTATGCATGTGTACTTGTCAT encodes:
- the LOC142547809 gene encoding uncharacterized protein LOC142547809 yields the protein MKLRDEQKKRRKQNINPHRMSRKGYARFADEIADELCDDDDINRAIMWKKGRVNKKGQYEGDELKSAIEKIDGYVQQKIEGTLQYEEGKNDILTKALDSYEHSGRVRDVGGYITPSIYFNIGRVWKSPFGDDHIFLNQTKELMEAKILISKQDARITEQNARISDQDARIQRLEEMFKKGASNFDIEEKGSCSVKLHPMSDDKIKKGARNYATSHDDDVKTLSNAEFLQGKPVALALESRTNIVAYGTIVHVNADDKLFHGVPSPITCMHVSIDNAVDKLAHFPFPIPNECDTVGDAVGTHVAWPAHFVVIQDEKLQKKKNVDHRNKIGLSSSVPRSLHLLYCYCKRALTDEQNLSLLFDHDLFDESYELLLHLEDIIPFYSLDPISANCIVVYMWHLYKKMKKDNKADKFRFVNPHTIPYMPYVSKLDRNGKIEHLNERASVLAERLSVASTNQLVLVPHNIGYHWILTVIDPYKEMVYLLDSLSHRNRYDDWKYVECKIV